A stretch of Lysinibacillus agricola DNA encodes these proteins:
- a CDS encoding iron-containing alcohol dehydrogenase: MSEKITFAPISYTGWGALSHLLEEIKRFNAEKILIVTDPFLKDIGLTNQVVNPLQQAGYKTEIYTDVVPEPPLAIGEKLVAYTRDNQFDMVIGVGGGSALDLAKLAGVLATHKGNVADYLNLTGTLQITEKGLPTVLIPTTSGTGSEITNISVLSLETTKDVVTHDNLLADVAIVDPALTISLPPKVTAATGVDALTHAVEAYISKNASPVSDALALQAIRLISNSIRTAVAHGDDKQARIDMSYGSYLAGLAFFNAGVAGVHALAYPLGGQFHLAHGDSNAVLLPYVMGYIRQSCEKRMKDIYDAMGFSSTNLSQEEASYKCVAELKRLVEDVNIPSSLKGFNIPKEALEGLTNDGIEQRRILARSPMPLSKADIYTIYKAAYDGIIVEPTK; the protein is encoded by the coding sequence ATGTCTGAAAAAATTACCTTTGCCCCTATTAGCTATACAGGCTGGGGTGCATTATCTCATTTATTAGAAGAAATAAAACGCTTCAATGCCGAAAAAATCTTAATCGTTACAGACCCTTTTTTAAAGGATATTGGTTTAACTAATCAGGTTGTTAATCCTTTACAACAAGCAGGATATAAAACAGAGATTTATACAGATGTTGTACCAGAGCCCCCATTAGCTATTGGAGAAAAATTAGTAGCCTATACTCGTGACAATCAATTTGATATGGTCATTGGTGTCGGCGGAGGAAGCGCACTAGACTTAGCGAAATTAGCTGGAGTCCTTGCTACACATAAAGGGAATGTTGCAGATTACCTAAATCTAACTGGTACTCTTCAAATTACAGAAAAAGGACTGCCAACTGTGTTAATTCCTACAACCTCAGGAACTGGCTCAGAAATCACTAATATCTCTGTGCTGTCGTTAGAGACGACAAAGGACGTTGTAACACATGACAATCTCCTTGCAGATGTGGCAATTGTCGATCCTGCATTGACAATCTCTCTGCCACCAAAAGTAACCGCAGCTACTGGAGTCGATGCCCTTACTCATGCCGTAGAGGCTTATATTTCAAAAAATGCTAGCCCTGTTTCAGACGCTTTAGCATTACAGGCCATCCGTCTTATTAGTAATTCTATTCGTACAGCTGTTGCACATGGTGATGATAAACAGGCGCGTATTGACATGAGCTATGGTAGCTACCTCGCTGGTTTAGCGTTCTTCAATGCAGGTGTCGCAGGTGTACATGCACTAGCCTATCCTTTAGGTGGTCAATTCCACCTGGCACATGGGGACTCTAATGCCGTATTACTACCTTATGTAATGGGATATATTCGTCAAAGCTGTGAAAAACGAATGAAGGACATATATGATGCCATGGGGTTTAGCTCTACAAACCTTTCACAAGAAGAGGCATCCTATAAATGTGTAGCAGAATTAAAACGTCTTGTTGAAGATGTAAATATACCTTCTTCCCTCAAAGGGTTTAATATTCCAAAAGAAGCATTAGAAGGTTTAACAAACGATGGTATCGAGCAACGACGTATTTTGGCTCGAAGTCCGATGCCACTTTCAAAAGCGGATATATACACTATTTATAAAGCAGCTTATGATGGCATCATCGTTGAGCCTACTAAATAA
- a CDS encoding aldehyde dehydrogenase family protein has translation MKKQLYVNGEWKTANKFADLHSPYTKELIAEIPQASREEVQEAIDAAYFANAKMAALTAFERASILEQLAQLLIENRTKAASIISLEAAKPLKYALNEIDRTIETYKFAAEEAKRLTGEMIPMDAARNGAGRFGYTIEQPLGVIGAITPFNFPQNLVAHKVGPAIASGNTIVLKPASQTPLSALFLAELIDQTALPKGAFTVVTGSGKIVGDALVESSKIKMITFTGSPSVGIGIREKAGLKKVALELGSNAGLIIDRNVDLNDIVPKCVMGAFSNQGQVCISLQRAYVVDELFDEFIDKFSALTKELIIGDPLEQNTDISAMIHPNEQERALNWVQEAVQNGAEIVTGGQIENGVFMPTILTNVASNLKVSCQEVFAPIVIVNRIASIEEGILAINDSNFGLQAGIFTKDIQTAFTASKQLEVGGVIINDIPTYRVDQMPYGGVKQSGTGKEGLKYAIHEMTETKLVVWNQQ, from the coding sequence ATGAAAAAACAATTATATGTAAATGGTGAATGGAAAACTGCTAATAAGTTTGCAGATCTCCACTCTCCTTATACAAAGGAGCTTATTGCAGAAATACCACAGGCTTCACGCGAAGAAGTACAAGAGGCAATCGATGCAGCCTATTTTGCAAATGCTAAAATGGCTGCCTTAACAGCCTTTGAACGAGCTTCTATTTTAGAACAGCTTGCGCAGCTCTTGATAGAAAATCGTACAAAGGCAGCTAGTATCATTTCTCTCGAAGCAGCCAAACCTTTGAAATATGCATTAAATGAAATAGATCGCACAATTGAAACATATAAATTCGCTGCTGAAGAAGCTAAACGCCTAACAGGTGAGATGATTCCGATGGATGCTGCAAGAAATGGGGCTGGTCGCTTTGGTTATACAATTGAACAGCCATTAGGTGTAATTGGAGCGATCACTCCATTTAACTTCCCGCAAAATTTAGTAGCTCATAAAGTAGGACCAGCGATTGCATCGGGAAATACAATTGTGTTAAAGCCTGCCTCACAAACACCACTCTCTGCTCTTTTTTTAGCTGAACTTATTGACCAAACTGCCTTGCCTAAAGGAGCCTTTACTGTTGTAACTGGTAGCGGAAAAATAGTCGGTGATGCCCTTGTAGAGAGCAGTAAAATAAAAATGATTACTTTTACGGGTAGCCCCTCAGTTGGAATAGGCATTCGTGAAAAAGCGGGCTTGAAAAAAGTTGCCTTAGAGCTTGGGTCAAATGCAGGACTCATTATTGATCGCAATGTCGATTTAAACGACATCGTTCCAAAGTGTGTAATGGGTGCATTTTCAAATCAAGGTCAAGTATGTATTTCCTTACAAAGAGCATATGTTGTAGATGAATTGTTTGATGAATTTATCGACAAGTTCTCTGCTCTTACGAAGGAATTAATCATAGGCGACCCGCTCGAACAAAATACAGATATTTCTGCCATGATTCATCCAAACGAACAAGAACGGGCTTTAAATTGGGTACAGGAGGCTGTTCAAAATGGCGCTGAGATTGTGACAGGCGGTCAAATTGAGAACGGCGTATTTATGCCGACTATTTTAACGAATGTTGCATCAAACTTAAAGGTTTCCTGTCAGGAAGTATTCGCACCTATTGTTATTGTAAATCGCATCGCTTCTATTGAAGAAGGTATTTTAGCTATAAACGATTCTAATTTTGGCTTACAAGCAGGTATTTTTACTAAGGATATTCAAACTGCGTTTACCGCTTCAAAGCAGCTAGAGGTTGGTGGAGTTATCATTAATGACATTCCTACCTATCGCGTTGATCAAATGCCCTATGGTGGTGTTAAGCAAAGCGGTACAGGTAAGGAAGGCTTAAAATATGCAATTCACGAAATGACAGAAACTAAACTTGTCGTCTGGAATCAACAATAA
- a CDS encoding LacI family DNA-binding transcriptional regulator: protein MVSSKDVAKYAGVSQTTVSRVLNTPHLVKKPTLDKVMKAIDELNYIPNAHARSLVQNKTGTIVLLSGPLHNPFFVDTTTAIVNYANDMGYRVNVQFVNDKNLSEAYATAIEHKVDGIVLSCILIDDPFFEQLKRMNIPFITYNRKHKNNEYFVEIDNFEAGYLAAKHIIELGHKQLAWVGGPLTVSTFNNRFLGFMQALQDAKIEIKDSYIFNTDTSKVSISQAFQTLTETPHPPTAICAGADSLALNLLDDAMRSNISIPNELSIIGIDNVELSQHGAIQLTTVGSISEQNLGFLAIKKLIEMIENKKNSCVKITESVKVFDRSTTRKI, encoded by the coding sequence TTGGTTTCATCGAAAGATGTTGCAAAATATGCAGGTGTCTCTCAAACAACTGTTTCTCGCGTTTTAAATACACCTCATTTGGTGAAAAAGCCTACTCTCGATAAAGTAATGAAAGCTATTGATGAGCTTAACTATATTCCTAATGCTCATGCACGATCACTTGTTCAAAATAAAACTGGCACCATCGTATTACTTTCGGGTCCACTACACAATCCATTCTTTGTTGATACGACTACGGCTATTGTGAATTATGCAAATGATATGGGTTACCGTGTAAATGTACAATTTGTAAATGATAAAAATCTTTCAGAGGCTTATGCAACTGCTATAGAGCACAAAGTAGATGGAATTGTATTATCGTGTATTTTAATCGATGACCCCTTCTTTGAGCAATTAAAGCGTATGAATATTCCGTTTATCACATATAACCGTAAACATAAAAATAATGAATACTTTGTAGAAATTGATAATTTTGAAGCAGGATATTTAGCAGCCAAGCACATTATTGAACTTGGACATAAACAACTTGCATGGGTCGGTGGACCTTTAACAGTAAGTACGTTTAATAATAGATTCCTAGGTTTTATGCAGGCACTACAAGATGCGAAAATCGAAATTAAAGATTCATATATATTTAATACTGATACTTCCAAAGTAAGCATTTCACAGGCTTTTCAAACATTAACAGAAACCCCTCATCCCCCTACCGCTATATGCGCTGGCGCTGACTCATTAGCTCTTAATTTATTGGATGACGCAATGCGTAGTAATATTTCGATTCCTAATGAACTGAGCATCATTGGTATCGATAATGTTGAATTAAGTCAGCATGGGGCCATACAGTTAACAACAGTAGGTAGTATTTCAGAACAAAATTTAGGATTTCTAGCTATTAAAAAATTAATTGAAATGATTGAAAATAAAAAAAATAGTTGCGTAAAAATTACGGAGTCTGTTAAAGTGTTTGATAGAAGCACTACTCGGAAAATATAA